The proteins below are encoded in one region of Mangifera indica cultivar Alphonso chromosome 7, CATAS_Mindica_2.1, whole genome shotgun sequence:
- the LOC123220987 gene encoding disease resistance protein RPP4-like: MLPSSLKELEISWCWKLTFIGNNALPLSIKRLKIIYCWELKFLKDLSVCLLEYLEIYLCDSLKCISVDGPLPETISQLDIRSCKALVTLSSSRNEYLPKALTCIFIWGCEKLKSIGESFNNSPSLEKITLMDCKNVESLPLGLHHLPCLELIEIKECPKLMVRDGVLTSLRQLLINECEDDKGMGMGMLTSLKRLRIEELPQLKSISDVTNIASLERLAIGFLPQLESVPELNNLNSLKAFTIQGLERIPNFSSLTSLTELYIGYCTELESMPILKGLTSLEWLVIECLPQLESIQDPSNLASLRHFGIKKCPRLKSIPNLSSLTSHGRLDIEDCPRLKSIPGLGNFTDLSIKKCPKLKSLQTLPSSLQSLDIKDCPLLIKRLKSVTGRYSSKIAQIPKVEIDSKFIYNSKEYIVDDGTFL, encoded by the coding sequence ATGCTACCTTCATCTCTAAAGGAACTTGAGATTAGTTGGTGCTGGAAGCTAACATTTATTGGTAACAATGCCCTACCTTTATCTATAAAAAGGCTTAAGATTATTTACTGTTGGGAACtgaaatttttgaaggatttaagTGTTTGTCTTCTTGAGTACTTGGAGATTTATTTGTGTGATTCTCTCAAGTGCATATCAGTAGATGGCCCATTGCCTGAGACAATCAGCCAACTAGATATTCGAAGTTGTAAAGCGCTGGTAACATTATCATCTAGTAGAAATGAGTACCTCCCTAAGGCACTTACGTGCATCTTTATCTGGGGTTGTGAAAAGCTAAAGTCAATTGGTGAGTCCTTTAATAATAGCCCAAGTcttgaaaaaattactttaatggATTGTAAAAATGTTGAATCCTTACCTTTAGGTCTACACCATCTTCCTTGCCTTGAGcttattgaaataaaagaatGTCCAAAATTGATGGTGAGAGATGGTGTTCTCACCAGCCTTAGACAACtcttaattaatgaatgtgaAGATGACAAGGGAATGGGAATGGGAATGCTCACCTCTCTAAAAAGGTTGCGAATCGAAGAACTCCCGCAGCTTAAATCCATCTCAGACGTGACCAACATCGCCTCTCTTGAAAGGTTGGCTATCGGTTTtctcccacagcttgaatcCGTCCCAGAACTGAACAACCTCAACTCTCTTAAGGCATTCACCATTCAAGGGCTTGAACGAATTCCAAATTTCAGCAGCCTCACCTCCCTCACAGAGTTGTACATTGGATACTGCACAGAGCTCGAATCAATGCCAATTCTCAAAGGCCTCACCTCTCTTGAATGGTTGGTGATCGAGTGtctcccacagcttgaatcaatCCAAGATCCGAGCAACCTCGCCTCTCTTAGGCATTTCGGCATTAAGAAATGCCCAAGGCTTAAATCAATTCCAAATCTTAGCAGCCTCACCTCTCATGGAAGATTGGACATTGAGGATTGCCCAAGGCTCAAATCCATTCCGGGCCTTGGTAACTTCACAGATTTATCAATTAAGAAATGCCCAAAACTCAAATCCCTGCAAACCCTTCCATCCTCACTTCAGTCTTTAGATATTAAAGATTGTCCACTGCTTATAAAAAGATTGAAAAGTGTTACGGGAAGATATTCCTCAAAGATTGCTCAAATTCCTAAAGTTGAAATAGATAGCAAATTCATCTACAATTCAAAGGAGTACATAGTTGATGATGGGACCTTTCTCTAA
- the LOC123221698 gene encoding 2-alkenal reductase (NADP(+)-dependent)-like, whose amino-acid sequence MAGEGEEMVKNKQVIFRDYVTGFPSESDMYISSSSLSLKVPEGSRSVLVKNLYLSCDPYMRILMEKVEANRDFASLTPGSPVTGLGVAKVVVSDHPEFKKGDLVWGPTGWEEYSLIKKPEALFKIHHTDVPLSYYTGILGMPGVTAWAGFYEVCSPKKGESVYISAASGAVGQLVGQFAKLMGCYVVGSAGSKEKVELLKNKFGFDEAFNYKEEHDVDAASKRYFPEGIDIYFENVGGKMLDAVLINMRVNGRIAVCGMISQYNLKQPEGVHNLMHIIPNRVRIKGFAAFDYYGQYSQFLDQVLPMIREGKIVYVEDIVEGLENAPGALIGLFTGRNFGKQVVLVANE is encoded by the exons ATGGCAGGTGAAGGTGAAGAGATGGTGAAGAACAAGCAGGTGATATTCAGAGACTATGTGACTGGTTTTCCCAGTGAATCAGACATGTATATCTCCAGCAGTAGCTTGAGCTTGAAGGTCCCAGAAGGCTCAAGGTCTGTTCTTGTGAAGAATCTTTACTTGTCCTGTGATCCGTACATGAGAATTTTGATGGAAAAAGTTGAAGCTAACAGGGATTTCGCTTCCCTAACTCCTGGCTCT CCAGTAACTGGACTTGGAGTGGCTAAAGTTGTGGTTTCAGACCACCCAGAATTTAAGAAAGGTGACTTAGTTTGGGGGCCAACGGGATGGGAAGAGTACAGCCTCATAAAAAAACCAGAAGCCCTTTTCAAAATCCATCACACTGATGTGCCTCTCAGTTATTATACAGGAATTCTTG GGATGCCTGGAGTGACAGCTTGGGCTGGTTTCTATGAAGTGTGCTCTCCTAAGAAAGGAGAAAGTGTGTATATTTCTGCAGCATCAGGTGCCGTTGGTCAGCTTGTGGGGCAATTTGCTAAGTTGATGGGTTGCTATGTTGTTGGAAGTGCTGGAAGTAAAGAAAAG GTTGAACTCCTGAAGAACAAGTTTGGATTTGATGAAGCTTTCAATTACAAGGAGGAGCATGACGTGGATGCAGCTTCGAAAAG GTACTTCCCGGAAGGCATTGATATCTACTTCGAAAACGTGGGGGGCAAAATGCTGGATGCAGTTCTCATAAACATGAGAGTCAATGGACGCATCGCAGTGTGCGGCATGATCTCACAGTACAATCTTAAGCAACCTGAGGGCGTCCATAATCTGATGCACATTATTCCCAACAGGGTTCGCATTAAAGGGTTTGCGGCTTTCGATTATTACGGCCAATACTCACAGTTTCTTGACCAGGTGCTGCCCATGATCCGAGAAGGCAAGATTGTGTACGTGGAAGACATAGTTGAGGGCCTGGAAAATGCACCTGGAGCTTTGATAGGATTGTTCACTGGCAGGAATTTTGGGAAGCAAGTAGTTCTTGTTGCCAATGAGTGA